Within the Solwaraspora sp. WMMA2056 genome, the region CCTCGCCTCGGTCGGTGCCCACCACGTGATCTTTCCGGAGGCCACCATGGGGGACCGGGTCGCGCACCTGCTGGCCAGCCGGATGCTCGACTTCATCGAGTTCGACGACGGCTTCGCGATCGCCAAGGTGTGCGCCCCGGCGGACAGCGCGGGTCAGACCCTGGCGCAGGCCCGGCTGCGGCAGCGGTACGGCATCACCGTCGTCGGCATCAAGGAGCGTGACCAGCATCTGCGGTACGCCGTACCGGACTCGGTGATCCCGCCGGACGCGCTGCTGATCGTCGCCGGGCCGACCGCGGACGTGCAGCGGTTCGGCGGTTGACCCAGGGATCCTGGGCGTAACCGTCTCGTCACGCCTTCATTTCGTGAGCTGATCAGCCTCTGGACTTTCGCAAACTCGTGACTCAGGCTACAGTCCTCCCATGGGAGCGCTTCCATTGATGGATGTGCACCAGAACACTGTACCGACGCGCGGCGTGGCGCTGTTCGCAGCGCTTCGCCGACCGCTCAGCCCTTGGGCTGGCGGCGGGCCAGCCCGGACTCCGCCGCCAGCCACGCACCGCCTGTCGAGAGGAGGTGGAACCAGAGCCACTCGCGTGGCCCGGCTCCCGCGCGTCACGCACGACCTGGACGCCAAACCGCTCGTGCGTGTCAGTAACTGATGGTGGGGACGGGGGTTGCCCTCCCCGTCCCCACGCTAGTCCTCGATTGTTACGACGTGGAATCGCCGACAAGTCAGGACCGCGACGCCGCTGCGTCCAACTGTCCTGCGCAGCCTGCCGATGCATCGGCAGGCTTCGTTGTGTATGGAGCTGTCGTGGCTGCCTGGCCCGGTCGCGGTCGGGATCGGCGGCAGCGCCGTGCGGGCATCGACAATCGTCCGGGGCCGCCGGTCGACGGTGTCCCAGCTCACAGTGGTCCGGCCGGGGCCCGCACGGCGGAACTGTCACCGGACGGCGGATGGCGCCCCGCGACATGCATCGTTGACCATGGATGTCCTGGCGCTGGTTCGTCCGCCGGTGCCCGCACCGAAAGCGAGTCACCCGTGACCACTGTGCCACCGCCGCCGTCGGATCGCGCAGCCCACCGCGACGGCAGCCGTCGCCCCCGGGCCGCCCGACGGCTGGGCGTCCTGCTCGCCGCCGTACTGCTCGGTCCCGCCCTGCCGGCGGCGAGCGCAAGCGCCGCGACCGGCGCCGACACCGAGGCGCCCACCACCCCCGGTGTCCCGACCGTCGCCGCCATCAGCACGGACCAGGTCACCCTCACCTGGACCGCCGCCACCGACGACGTCGCGGTCACCGGCTACGAGATCGCCCAGATGCAGGCCGACTACATCATCATCAAGACCAGCCCGGTCAACGAGATCACCATCGTCGGCCTGCAGCCGTCACGGACGTACCAGTTCTGGGTGGCCGCGCGCGACGCCGCCGGCAACCGGTCGCCGACGAGCCCCGCCCTGCGACTGACCATGCCGCCCGGCGACGACCAGGCACCCACCGCCCCCACCGGCCTGACCGCCACCCAGACCGGCACCGACGCGGTCACCCTGCGCTGGCAGCCGTCCACCGACAACGTCTACGTCGCCTGGTACGAGGTGCTGCGGGTGCACCCCGACGGCTCGACCACCCGGGTGGCCACTGCTCCGCAGCACCCGCCGACCGGTCCGACCGCCCGGGTCGGCGGCCTGCAGCCCGGCACCAGCTACACCTTCGCGGTACGGGCCCACGACGACGCCGGCAACAGCTCGCCGCTGTCCGCGCCGCTGACCGTGACCACCACCCCGGTCGCCCCGACCTGCGAGGTCGCCCACCAGGTGATCAACCACTGGCCGGGTGCCTTCCAGGCGCAGTTGGACGTCCGCAACCTCGCAGCGGAGCCGATCGACGGCTGGACGCTGAGCTGGACCACGCCCGACGACCAGCAGATCGCGTACCTGTGGGGTGCCGAGCCGGTCGACCTCACCCCACCCGACGTCACGGTCCGCAACTAGAAGTGGAACCGCCTGATCGCGCCCGGCGGCAGCGTCCAGCTCGGCTTCGTGGTCACCGGCGCCAGCACGACCACCGCGCCGACCGGCTTCACCCTCAACGGCGCGAAGTGCACGGCGGTACGCTGACCCGGAAACGGCCGGCGAAATGTCCCGGTGACGACAACTTGCTAGCCTCGCCCGCATGCGGGTGCTGGTGGTCGAGGACGACCCCGAGGTACGGGGCGCCGTCGTGACCGCGCTGCGTACCGGTGGCTTCGCGGTCGACCAGGCGGCCGACTGGAGCCAGGCCGACCTGAACATGAGCGTCAACGACTACGACTGCCTGGTGCTCGACCGGATCCTTCCGGAAGGCGACTCGCTGAACCAGCTCGGCCACCGCCGCCGCGCCGGCCTGACCGTACCGGCACTGGTGCTGACCGCCCTCGACAGCGCCGGGGACCGGATCGCCGGTTTCCAGGCCGGCGTCGACGACTACGTGGTGAAACCGTTCGTCACCGCCGAACTCGTGCTGCGGGTCCGGGCGCTGTGCCGGCGCCGGGGCGTCACCAGCCCGCCGCTGCTGCGCATCGCCGACCTGGAGGTCGACGCGGCCCGCCGGGAGGTCCGCCGGGCCGGCATCCTGCTGACCCTGACCCGCAAGGAGTTCGCCGTCCTGGAGATGCTCCTGGTCCGCTGCCCGGCCGCCGTCAGCCGCAGCGACCTGTTCGAACACTGCTGGGACGAGCTCGCCGACCCCAGCTCGAACGTGGTCGACGCGGTGGTCGCCCAACTGCGCCGCAAACTCGGCGAGCCGCAACTGATCCACACCGTACGCGGCTTCGGCTACCAGATCGCGGCGTCCCAGCCGTGACCGGACGACAGGCACCGACACCGTGAGCGGACGACAGGCGGGCAAACCGCTGCAGACCGCGGAGCGGCTGCGCGGCCTGCGGATCCGGATCACCGTCCTGGTCATGGCGATCAACGTGGTCGGGCTGGCCGGGATGGGTGCGGTCGCCCTGCTGGTCGACGAACGGCAACGCGACGAAGTGGTCGCCGCCGAACTACGGCGCACCGCCAGCACCGCCGCCGCCCTGCTCTACTACGACTCCGGTGCACTGCAACTCGACAAGCTGTTCGACAACGCGGTGGCCAACGGACCGACCGCCGTCTACGTCTACGAAGCCGGCCGGGCCGAGCTCAGCCTGGTCTTCGCGTACCCTGCGCGGCTGCCGGTGGTCCCGCCCGCGCAACTGCTCGCCCCCGCCCGGCAGGTCTGGTCGTCCGGCACCGAGATCGTCGACCCGCTCGCCGACCGCGCCGGTACGCAGACCCCGCTGCTCGCCGTACCGTTCGAACACGCGGTCACCGGCACCGTCGCCGGTGCCGTCGTCGTCCTCGGCGACACCGGCCCGGCGCAGGCGGCCAACCAGCGGCTCGCGCTCGCGTTGACCGCCGGCGGCGTCGCCTTCACCGTCCTCGCCTGCGCCGGCGGCTACCTGCTCGCCCGGCGCGGCACCGAGCCGATCGCCGACGCGCTCAACCAGCAGGAGCGGTTCGTCGCCGACGCCGCGCACGAGCTGCGTACCCCGCTCACGGTGATCCGGGCGGTCTCTGAGGACGCGCTGGCCGAACCGGACCGGCGGCCGGCGGCGCTGCGCCAGGTGGTGCGCTCCGCCGACCGGCTCGCCGACTCGGTCTCCGTCCTGCTCACCCGGGCGCAACTGGTCGCCGGCCTGCGGGACCTGCGCCGCGAACCGTTCCGGCTGGACCAGCTGGCGGAGGAGGTGCTCGCCGACACGGTGCAGCCGCCGCACGTCGCCGTACCGGACACCGTGCCGGTGGTCGCCGTCGGGGATCCGGCACTGGTGCGTATCGCGCTGCGCAACCTGATCCAGAACGCCGTCCAACATGGACGGATCGCCGACCGGCCGGCCGAGGTACGGCTGCAGGTCAGCGCCGAACCGCCGACCGTACGGGTCCGCGACCGGGGGGCGGGGCTCAGCGAAGCGGTGGCGGCCACCCCGGAACAGCGGTTCCGCACCGGTGCCGCCGACGGCACCGGGCTCGGCCTGGCGATCGCCAGCTGGGTGGCGCAACTGCACGGCGGCCAGCTGCGGCTGGGCAACGCCGAGGGCGGCGGCACCGAGGCCCGGCTGCGGCTGCCCGGTCAGGGCCCCTGACCCGCCCGCAGCCCGTTCGGGCTGATGGCGAACCACTCGTCGGACTGCCCGTGACCGTTCGTGTCGCCAGGCATCCGGTCACCGGTGTAGCCGTACAGCGGCCAACCCGCCAACGACAACTGCCGCCGGCCGTCGGACCGGGTGAAACAGGTGACCAGCTGCCGGTCGATGCCCTCGACCCGGACCTCGCCCTGGCACGGCACCGGCAGCCAGGACTGCAGGCACTGCCCGGTGCAGGCGGAGTCGCTCACACCGGCGGTGTCCCGGTCGGAGCGGTAGAGCACGAAGCCCTGCGCGTCGATGACGATCTCGTCCAGCGTCGCGGACTCCACCGCGAACAGCGCGGTGCCGGCGGCGGTGGCGACCGGGGTCGGCGGCGCGCCGGTCGGGCCGGGGGCCGCCGGCCGGTCGCAACCGGTCACCGCGAGCACCGCCGCGATCCACAGGATCCGTCTCATCAAAACCTCACGCTCCCAGGCGCAGGATATGCCGATCCGGCCGGGTGCAGGAGGTGGACGTGCTGACGTTACGGGCCCGCACGGTGTCGCTCGCCCTCGTCACCGTACTCGCGGGGTGCTCCGCGGCCGGTGACGACGAGCCGTCACCGGTCGATGCCTGCGGCAGTCGGATCGCGGTGCTGGGACCACTCAGCGGCGACTCGGCGGATTTCGGCGGCAACGTCTACGACGGTGCCCGCCTGGCGTTCGACCAGTACGCGGCGGCGCATCCGGACTGCCCGGTCGACCTGGTCGACTTCGACTCCCAGGGCGACCCGAAGCAGGCGCCGGCGCTGGCCCAGCGGATCGTGGACGATCCGCGCATCGTCGGCGTCATCGGACCGGGGTTCTCCGGCGAGGCGGAGGCCGCCCTGCCGATCCTCGACCAGGGCGGTGTCACCACGATCACCACCTCGGCCACCCGTACCGAGCTGAGCGCACGGGGCTGGCCGACCTTCCACCGGCTGGTCGGCAACGACGCGGCGCAGGGCCGCGCCGCCGGCTGGTACATCGACCGGGTGCTCGGCGGCACCGCCGTGTTCGTCGTCGACGACGACAGCGCGTACGGCCGGGGGCTCGCCGACGAGGTGGTGGACCGGCTCGGTGCCAAGGTGGTGCAGCGGGCGACGGTGTCCGCGCGGGCCACCGACTTCGGCGCGGTCGTCGGCCAGGTCCGCTCGGCCGACGCCGACGTCGTCTTCTACGGCGGCTACTACGCGGAGGCGGGTCGGCTGCTGCGGCAGCTGCGCGCCGGCGCGGTCCAGGCGACGTTCGTCGCCGGGGACGGGGTGAAGGCCGACGGGTTCCTGCGGGCCGCCGGCGACGCCGCCGACGACGACGTCGTGATCACCTGCCCGTGCCTGCCGCCGGAGCGGGCCGGGGAGCAGTTCCCCCAGCACTACCGGGACAGCTTCGGGCGGGAACCCGGCACCAACAGCGCCGAGTCGTACGACGCTGCCCAGGTGTTCCTGGCCGGGATCCGGGCCGGTCACGGCGACCGGGCCGGGATGGAGGCGTTCGTCGACGCGTACGACGGTCCCGGCGTGACCACCCGGATCGCCTGGACGTCCAGCGGCGAGCTGGTCAGCCCGTCCGTCTCGGTGTGGGCGTTCCGGGTCCGACAGGGCCTGTTCGTGGCGGAGCGGGCCGTTCCGGCGAGTTGACCACGCGCCCACCGGGGCGCATCCATGAACGCGGCGAGGGAGTGCGAAATGACCGTATCGATGACGAACGGTGGCACCATCGGCCTGGCCGACGCCCGTCCCGACCACCGTACGGGCACCGGGGTCGACAAGGTCCTGCGGGTCGTCGCGGAGGGGCCACTCGGGCCGTATCCGATGTTGGAGGCGGCGTTCTGCTGGAACGAGCGGCGACCGGTCGGCTGGCGACGGCTCGGCCCGGCACCGACCACGCCGCAGCGGCAGCTGCCGGTCGCCCAGACCGGGCAGCCGGCTGCCGCCGCCCGGCTGACCCGGCTGCTGACCACGATGACCTGGGCGGTCAGCACGCCGGTCGGCGGCTCGGCGGTGCTGACCCGGGTCGACGTGACCGCAGAGGCGTACCACCGGGTGCTGCGGGCGCTGGCCGGTGCGTGGCGCGACGGGCGGCGGATGCTGGCCTGCCCGGAGACCGCGGCGGCCCACTACCCGGCGGCGCTGGCGGTCTGGCGGATGGCGGCGCTGCTCGCCCCGACCGACCAGACCGCCGGGGTGCTCACCTTCGCGGTGAGCACCCCGGCGGCGGCCCTGCTGCGCAGCGCCGCGCCGGTGCTCGCGTTGCCGCACACCGTCCTGGAACGCGGTGCCCGTAGCACTGTCGTGCGGGTGGACCGACCGGCGCTGTTCCGGCGGCTGCTGGCCGACCTCGACCCGCCGGCGCTCGCCGGCCGGCCAGGCGGGTCCCTGACCGGCCGGCGAGCGCCGGTAGCCGTCGCCGGCTGACCGTCGGTCGACCGGCCGACGGTCAGCTGACAGCCGGCCGCCGGGGTCGCCGGGTCAGGCCGAAGCCGACGACGCCACCGACGGCGGCGAGCACCCCGCCGATGGTGGTCCAGACCCACCGGCTGGAGAACGCGGGCAGCCGGTCGGCGAACCAGCCGGCCAGCCGTTCCCACCACCACTGCCCGTCGTCGGTGTCAACGGTGTCCGTCCCGGCAGCGGCGGCGCCGTCGGTCGTGGTGTCGTCGGTCGTGGTGTCGTCCGCGACCGTGGTCAGCACCGCACCCTGCCGGGCCGTCGGGGTGAGCGGGGCGTCGAGCCGGCCACCTTCCGGGGTGACGTCGTCGGAGACCTCGGCGCTGATCCGCAACTCGACCTGCACCGGCAGCCCGAGGTCGGACTCGGGCAGGTCGGTGACGGCGATCCGGACGAAGTACGTGCCGGGCAGCGGGTCGGCCGACCACGGCTCGGCCCAGCCGCGTACCTGCCGGAGCACGCAGCCGGCCCGGACCGCACGGTCGGTGGCGGCACCGGTCGGTGCCTGCATGCCGGCCGTGCAGGGCTGTCGGCGGCGGAGCCCGTCGAAGACGTCGACCGACCAGGTGGACGGACCGCTTCGGTCGGCCGGGTCGGCCAGGGTGACCGTCGCGGAGATCGTGCTGGTCTGGCCGGCGACCGCCGGGAACGACCAGTACAGGTACTCGCCGGTGGCGGCGGCGACCCGGACCGGCTGGTCGATGTTGACCGCCGCCGCGGTGAGGAACGACGTACCGGCCTTGGTGAGGGTCGCGTCGACTGGCAGCGGCGTCGGCCCGTCGGCCGCGGCCGGTCGCGGGTCGAGCAGCGTGACGGCACCGGCGGCGAGCAGCACCGTGGCGCTGGCGGCGAGGCCGGTCCGGACCTGGTCGAGAATGTGCCGGGTCATTCAGCTCTCCTTCCAGACGGTGCCCCACCAGCGGGTCAGCCAGCCGGCGAGGAGCCCGGTCAGCAGGCCGGCGAGCCCGAGTACGACGAGCAGCAGCCAGCCACGTCCGAGGCCGGGGCTGTCCGGGGTCGGGGAGGCGTCGACCACGTCCACGGTGAGTTCGATCGGCATGCCGGGGGCGTCGCCGGGGCCGCCGGGGGCGGCGAACGAGTTGCTCACCACCAGGCAGACCTCGGTGGGTGGGGCCTCGGTGGCGGCGACCGCCGGCGGGTCCGACGGCGCACCGGCACGGTCGGCGTCGGCGTCTATGTCGCCGTCGTCCGGTGGATCGCGGTCGGTGTCCGGGTCGGCGGACCAGCGCAGACCGGTGGAGAGCACGTCGGTGCGGCCACTGCCGGCGTCGGTGCCCCGGACCAGTTCCCGACCGTTCGGGTGGACCGCGCGCAGCAGCACCCCGTAGTCGCGGTTGACCGGCCGGTCCAGCGCGATGCTGACCGAGGCGCGCAGTTCCTGGTCGGTGCGGACCGGTACGCGGTACCAACGGTGCTCCGAGAAGCGTTCCCGGTCGGTGTAGACACCGGCGGTGAGCAGTGGCGCCTCGGCACAGTCCGTGCTGCCGGTGACCAGTTCCGGGGTCTGGGTGTAGGTGTCCTGGGCCCGGTCGACCAGTTGGTTGATCCGGTCGGCGAGCTGGTCGGCGCTCTGCGCGGCGGTGTAGGTGCCGCCGGTGGCACCGGCGATGCAGACCAGCTGCTGGCGGACCTTGTCGTCGGCGATCAGGCCGAGCGTGTCGACGATCAGCCGGGTGCCCTGGGCGGCGAGCTCCCGGGCGACGTCGCACGGGTCCGGTGGCGCGCAGGTGTCCTCGCCGTCGGTGATCAGTACGATCCGGCGGGCGGTCTCGCCGGTGCCGAGGTCCTTGGCGGCCTCCCGCAGGGCGAGCCCGATCGGGGTGTACCCGGTCGGGCGCAGGCTGGCGATCGCCGCCTTGGCCTGGTCGCGGTCGACCGGACCGACCGGCACGATCTGCTGGGTGTCGCGACAGCCGAGCGCCTGGTCGTCGCCGGGGTAGGTGGCACCCAGGACCCGGATGCCGAGGTGGGTGCCGGCCGGCACCGCGTCGACGACCTCGTTGAACGCGCGCTGGGCGACGGCCATCCGGGTCTGCCCGTCGATGTCGGCTTCCCGCATCGAGCCGCTGACGTCCAGGACCAGTTCCATCCGCAGGTTCTCGGTTGGTCTGGTCTCGTCGGCCCGGGCGGGCGGTATTCCTGGCAGGATGATGGCGGCTAGCAGTCCGATCAGGACTGCTTGGGCCGTACGTCG harbors:
- a CDS encoding response regulator transcription factor; the protein is MRVLVVEDDPEVRGAVVTALRTGGFAVDQAADWSQADLNMSVNDYDCLVLDRILPEGDSLNQLGHRRRAGLTVPALVLTALDSAGDRIAGFQAGVDDYVVKPFVTAELVLRVRALCRRRGVTSPPLLRIADLEVDAARREVRRAGILLTLTRKEFAVLEMLLVRCPAAVSRSDLFEHCWDELADPSSNVVDAVVAQLRRKLGEPQLIHTVRGFGYQIAASQP
- a CDS encoding HAMP domain-containing sensor histidine kinase, whose translation is MSGRQAGKPLQTAERLRGLRIRITVLVMAINVVGLAGMGAVALLVDERQRDEVVAAELRRTASTAAALLYYDSGALQLDKLFDNAVANGPTAVYVYEAGRAELSLVFAYPARLPVVPPAQLLAPARQVWSSGTEIVDPLADRAGTQTPLLAVPFEHAVTGTVAGAVVVLGDTGPAQAANQRLALALTAGGVAFTVLACAGGYLLARRGTEPIADALNQQERFVADAAHELRTPLTVIRAVSEDALAEPDRRPAALRQVVRSADRLADSVSVLLTRAQLVAGLRDLRREPFRLDQLAEEVLADTVQPPHVAVPDTVPVVAVGDPALVRIALRNLIQNAVQHGRIADRPAEVRLQVSAEPPTVRVRDRGAGLSEAVAATPEQRFRTGAADGTGLGLAIASWVAQLHGGQLRLGNAEGGGTEARLRLPGQGP
- a CDS encoding branched-chain amino acid ABC transporter substrate-binding protein, translated to MLTLRARTVSLALVTVLAGCSAAGDDEPSPVDACGSRIAVLGPLSGDSADFGGNVYDGARLAFDQYAAAHPDCPVDLVDFDSQGDPKQAPALAQRIVDDPRIVGVIGPGFSGEAEAALPILDQGGVTTITTSATRTELSARGWPTFHRLVGNDAAQGRAAGWYIDRVLGGTAVFVVDDDSAYGRGLADEVVDRLGAKVVQRATVSARATDFGAVVGQVRSADADVVFYGGYYAEAGRLLRQLRAGAVQATFVAGDGVKADGFLRAAGDAADDDVVITCPCLPPERAGEQFPQHYRDSFGREPGTNSAESYDAAQVFLAGIRAGHGDRAGMEAFVDAYDGPGVTTRIAWTSSGELVSPSVSVWAFRVRQGLFVAERAVPAS
- a CDS encoding peptidase, with the protein product MTRHILDQVRTGLAASATVLLAAGAVTLLDPRPAAADGPTPLPVDATLTKAGTSFLTAAAVNIDQPVRVAAATGEYLYWSFPAVAGQTSTISATVTLADPADRSGPSTWSVDVFDGLRRRQPCTAGMQAPTGAATDRAVRAGCVLRQVRGWAEPWSADPLPGTYFVRIAVTDLPESDLGLPVQVELRISAEVSDDVTPEGGRLDAPLTPTARQGAVLTTVADDTTTDDTTTDGAAAAGTDTVDTDDGQWWWERLAGWFADRLPAFSSRWVWTTIGGVLAAVGGVVGFGLTRRPRRPAVS
- a CDS encoding VWA domain-containing protein, with the translated sequence MINRRTAQAVLIGLLAAIILPGIPPARADETRPTENLRMELVLDVSGSMREADIDGQTRMAVAQRAFNEVVDAVPAGTHLGIRVLGATYPGDDQALGCRDTQQIVPVGPVDRDQAKAAIASLRPTGYTPIGLALREAAKDLGTGETARRIVLITDGEDTCAPPDPCDVARELAAQGTRLIVDTLGLIADDKVRQQLVCIAGATGGTYTAAQSADQLADRINQLVDRAQDTYTQTPELVTGSTDCAEAPLLTAGVYTDRERFSEHRWYRVPVRTDQELRASVSIALDRPVNRDYGVLLRAVHPNGRELVRGTDAGSGRTDVLSTGLRWSADPDTDRDPPDDGDIDADADRAGAPSDPPAVAATEAPPTEVCLVVSNSFAAPGGPGDAPGMPIELTVDVVDASPTPDSPGLGRGWLLLVVLGLAGLLTGLLAGWLTRWWGTVWKES